Proteins encoded together in one Pseudomonadota bacterium window:
- the istA gene encoding IS21 family transposase, giving the protein MLRKEDYMTIEAQIRKGVYKKDIAEQLGVHPRTVSRALIRGGVPSGYKKRIRTSKLDPYKPMIDGLLKEGVWNAVVILRECEEKGFKGEVTIIRDYIGPKRPLRQSKATVRFETEPGHQMQSDWGEIITIVAGQPTKVFFSANTLGYSRKFHFWCTDSNDAEHTYEGMIRSFEHFGGVTKEVLIDNQKSAVIHHRIGQTVKFNERFIDFAGYYGFIPKACRPHRARTKGKDERMVGYVKHNFFVRYRQFDSFVHMNQLAEKWLTEEADMRMHGTVKEVVQERFAREAPVLGPLPLVRFDTSYREQRLVGWDGYIDVRGGRYSVPSSLCGTPVDISISLNGELAVYAGDIQVACHRLVSPREGWVTTHDHHRDLWAQTLHVERRDLSVYEEVIPWN; this is encoded by the coding sequence ATGCTCAGAAAGGAGGACTATATGACTATTGAAGCACAGATTCGCAAAGGTGTCTATAAGAAAGATATTGCAGAACAATTGGGGGTCCATCCCCGAACTGTAAGCCGTGCCCTCATACGAGGGGGAGTGCCTTCGGGATATAAGAAGCGGATAAGAACCAGCAAGCTCGATCCCTATAAACCCATGATCGATGGATTGCTCAAGGAAGGTGTCTGGAATGCAGTGGTCATTCTCCGTGAATGCGAGGAAAAGGGGTTTAAGGGAGAGGTCACAATCATCAGGGACTATATCGGACCAAAGCGTCCTTTGCGGCAATCGAAAGCCACCGTCCGTTTCGAAACGGAACCGGGACACCAGATGCAAAGCGATTGGGGTGAGATTATTACCATTGTTGCCGGTCAGCCCACAAAGGTCTTCTTCAGTGCCAATACCCTGGGCTACTCCAGGAAGTTCCATTTCTGGTGCACCGACAGCAACGATGCCGAACATACCTATGAAGGGATGATAAGAAGCTTTGAACACTTCGGAGGAGTCACGAAAGAGGTGCTTATTGACAACCAGAAGAGCGCTGTTATTCATCACCGGATCGGACAGACCGTTAAGTTCAATGAACGCTTTATCGACTTTGCAGGATACTACGGGTTTATCCCGAAAGCCTGCCGTCCCCACAGGGCCCGTACCAAAGGCAAGGACGAAAGAATGGTCGGCTATGTTAAACATAACTTCTTTGTCAGGTACAGACAGTTTGATAGCTTTGTCCATATGAACCAGTTAGCAGAAAAGTGGCTTACCGAAGAGGCGGATATGAGAATGCATGGCACCGTCAAAGAGGTAGTACAGGAACGTTTTGCCAGGGAGGCGCCTGTACTTGGTCCTTTGCCCCTTGTCCGCTTTGATACCTCTTATCGTGAGCAAAGGCTTGTCGGCTGGGATGGATACATCGATGTCAGAGGGGGAAGATACAGCGTTCCTTCTTCCCTGTGCGGTACCCCTGTCGACATTAGTATCAGTCTCAACGGGGAGCTTGCAGTATACGCCGGCGACATACAGGTTGCCTGCCATCGTCTTGTCAGCCCCCGTGAAGGCTGGGTAACTACACACGATCATCACCGTGACCTCTGGGCACAGACACTCCATGTGGAAAGAAGAGACCTCTCCGTATATGAGGAGGTGATCCCATGGAACTGA